A window from Fibrobacter sp. UWB11 encodes these proteins:
- the thrS gene encoding threonine--tRNA ligase — protein MSQIELTFPDGSVRSVASGTTGLEIAKGISEGLARKALGVKLGDKVLDLTRPLTESGTIKIITPSNDDPDALYLLRHSCSHVLAEAICDLFPGTKLAYGPAIEKGFYYDLMTPTPIQQSDFERIEKRMKEIIKEDRPFVRCEVSAEDGLKRTEGDKYKTDNAQRALAREGSDGTLSFYVTGEPGKNFEDLCAGPHVPSTGKLKNFKVLSMSGAYWHGDQNSDQLTRVYGTCFADKEGLETYLKFLEEAEKRDHRKIGKEMDLYHIEDHSPGMVFWHPKGTKMVNALKDYIRGKIDRRGYLEVITPEIVNKTLWIKSGHADKYNENMFKTLAGDVEMAVKPMNCPCHIQIFNTGLRSWRDLPMRLAEFGKCHRYEPAGTMHGLMRVRGFVQDDAHIFCTEDQIASEVADFCALVKEIYHDFGFDDIVVKFSTRPEKRVGSDEIWDKAEAALAEATKLAGLDYILNPGEGAFYGPKLEFTLKDSLGRDWQCGTIQVDFNLPQRLGAEYVGKDNQKHIPVMLHRAAVGSIERFLGILIEEFMGDFPLWLAPVQARVLPISEKFVDYAKQVEKELVNAGVRVEVDESNEKLGYKIRQCELQKIPYKIIVGEKEQAEGLIAVNKRKEGDKGQMTVAQFLEMTADDRKVVR, from the coding sequence ATGTCTCAAATCGAACTCACCTTCCCCGATGGCTCCGTACGTTCCGTAGCATCGGGCACCACCGGCCTCGAAATTGCAAAGGGCATTTCCGAAGGTCTTGCACGCAAGGCGCTTGGCGTCAAACTCGGCGATAAGGTCCTCGACCTCACGCGCCCGCTCACCGAGAGCGGCACCATCAAGATTATCACGCCGAGCAACGACGACCCGGATGCACTTTACCTGCTCCGCCACAGCTGCAGCCACGTGCTTGCCGAAGCCATCTGCGACCTGTTCCCGGGCACCAAGCTCGCCTACGGTCCGGCTATCGAAAAGGGTTTCTACTACGATTTGATGACACCGACCCCGATCCAGCAGTCGGATTTCGAGCGCATCGAAAAGCGCATGAAGGAAATCATCAAGGAAGACCGTCCGTTCGTGCGTTGCGAAGTCAGCGCAGAAGATGGCCTGAAGCGCACCGAAGGCGACAAGTACAAGACCGATAACGCCCAGCGCGCACTCGCCCGCGAAGGTAGCGATGGTACGCTCAGCTTCTATGTGACTGGCGAACCGGGCAAGAACTTTGAAGACCTCTGCGCCGGTCCTCATGTGCCTTCTACTGGCAAGCTCAAGAATTTCAAGGTGCTCTCCATGTCTGGTGCATACTGGCATGGCGACCAGAACAGCGACCAGCTGACCCGCGTGTACGGTACTTGCTTTGCTGACAAGGAAGGTCTCGAAACTTATTTGAAGTTCCTCGAAGAAGCCGAAAAGCGCGACCACCGCAAGATTGGTAAGGAAATGGACCTCTACCACATTGAAGACCATTCTCCGGGCATGGTGTTCTGGCACCCGAAGGGCACCAAGATGGTGAACGCCCTTAAGGACTACATCCGCGGAAAGATTGACCGTCGTGGCTACCTCGAAGTGATCACGCCGGAAATCGTGAACAAGACTTTGTGGATCAAGTCCGGCCACGCCGACAAGTACAACGAGAACATGTTCAAGACGCTCGCTGGCGACGTGGAAATGGCTGTGAAGCCGATGAACTGCCCCTGCCACATCCAGATTTTCAACACGGGTCTGCGCAGCTGGCGTGACCTGCCTATGCGCCTCGCCGAATTCGGTAAGTGCCACCGTTACGAACCTGCCGGTACCATGCACGGCCTGATGCGCGTGCGCGGCTTTGTGCAGGACGACGCCCACATCTTCTGTACCGAAGACCAGATTGCAAGCGAAGTGGCCGACTTCTGCGCCCTCGTCAAGGAAATCTACCACGACTTCGGTTTCGACGATATCGTGGTGAAGTTCTCCACCCGCCCGGAAAAGCGCGTGGGTTCTGACGAAATTTGGGACAAGGCTGAAGCCGCCCTCGCCGAAGCGACGAAGCTCGCTGGCCTCGACTATATTTTGAACCCGGGCGAAGGCGCCTTCTACGGCCCGAAGCTCGAATTCACGCTGAAGGACTCCCTCGGACGTGACTGGCAGTGCGGTACCATCCAGGTTGACTTCAACCTCCCGCAGCGTCTCGGTGCCGAGTATGTCGGCAAGGACAACCAGAAGCATATTCCGGTGATGTTGCACCGCGCCGCCGTGGGTTCCATCGAACGCTTCCTCGGCATTTTGATCGAAGAATTCATGGGTGATTTCCCGCTGTGGCTCGCTCCGGTTCAGGCCCGCGTGCTCCCGATTTCCGAGAAGTTCGTTGACTACGCGAAGCAGGTCGAGAAGGAACTCGTGAACGCCGGCGTCCGCGTGGAAGTGGATGAGTCGAATGAGAAACTCGGCTACAAGATCCGCCAGTGCGAACTCCAGAAGATTCCGTACAAGATTATTGTAGGTGAAAAGGAACAGGCAGAAGGTCTCATCGCTGTCAACAAGAGAAAGGAAGGTGACAAGGGTCAGATGACTGTCGCCCAGTTCCTCGAAATGACCGCAGATGACAGAAAAGTCGTTCGCTAG
- a CDS encoding TIGR02171 family protein yields the protein MKKQSVLFFVASLLVCCSDSGTSSSNSNEFSIRSDNNHAGMMRVNATNASVKMGPKQTVKFTYDFSLDKHEVTCGDFTKFIKKIKCDNPELPVTNVTFFDAVLFANEKSKNDKLDTAYSYTAATFDSEGHCTDLAGYTFNAQNDAYRLPTEAEWTLVASKNWVPQKGWNADNSDYKLHKPCTAESQSDFCDLAGNAMEWVNDWMGVLHDTTITNYAGAPDGGNVGERVVKGGSYRNEAAATLLDNRGDVYTVTSSTKANYVGFRLAFGKIPDAVWMNAKGIATASPINVLTTSALLKKSTKTYQNKLVFRNDETGNIAFVNFANGTPTVKEIEDSVDAYHPTLSPNGNLVAFSTKYEGISGNSSLYVQRLDSIEADKIKLDVESAAIPRWRVVGADTEIVYVSSTENNSDETAWKKEATWSVPFAGGKFGKPRKILDGTFNGGISTDEKFAVSGARLLRAHINDKNEIWYNKEQACNASFSELTKQTLFLDFGGNTGKEFSGHKYTTHEQLLIADSTGKLIKMIPAPKGYTFDHTEWVHNSENLAVATLTNINGEHPKIVLVNTNDSSITEIANGTELWHPDFWIGKLQNFETSLDVDSAGQYELNCPYSGDMSTTMTRYDLELLYKHRDSINVLISGSSRPWAGINPIILNKNKNIFSINMSNAAVDLSVARRIFFGYGANLLPKFKVAVISLDLDILFWRHYEMPSFWDLIFVHSPGFVYDESHKFWPEGYPKGLYELTRDSYGENSEIRETEQEMLGHVEGPGEGWQGSPIYVDSTYMDIANKHPTDMLLEEVEAFIQEAKEHNIFIIGVIFPQSPGYKETGAFGRYGLRRSVAKEMIEKIQKYEEKYSNFKLMDENKMGNHDYEDIDALNCDHLSDTGAKKLTNRLDSLIKALKIDLK from the coding sequence ATGAAAAAACAGTCTGTGTTGTTTTTTGTCGCAAGTCTATTGGTCTGCTGTTCCGACAGTGGAACATCTTCGAGCAATTCTAACGAATTTTCCATACGCAGCGACAACAACCACGCCGGAATGATGCGCGTAAACGCAACGAACGCATCGGTCAAGATGGGTCCAAAACAGACTGTTAAATTCACATACGATTTTTCTCTTGACAAGCACGAAGTCACTTGTGGTGATTTCACAAAGTTCATCAAGAAAATAAAATGCGACAATCCCGAATTGCCTGTAACCAACGTGACATTTTTCGACGCAGTACTTTTTGCCAACGAAAAAAGCAAAAACGATAAACTGGACACAGCCTACAGCTACACCGCGGCAACTTTTGATTCTGAAGGACATTGCACCGATTTAGCGGGTTATACATTCAATGCCCAAAATGACGCTTACAGACTTCCGACCGAAGCCGAGTGGACTTTAGTTGCCTCAAAAAATTGGGTTCCGCAAAAAGGCTGGAACGCAGATAATTCTGATTACAAATTACATAAACCCTGTACAGCAGAATCCCAAAGCGATTTTTGCGACCTTGCTGGGAACGCAATGGAATGGGTAAACGACTGGATGGGTGTTCTCCACGACACAACTATTACAAACTATGCAGGAGCACCGGATGGTGGAAATGTCGGAGAGCGCGTCGTAAAAGGCGGCAGCTACCGAAATGAAGCCGCGGCAACGTTACTTGACAACCGCGGAGATGTTTATACAGTCACTTCATCAACCAAGGCCAACTATGTTGGATTCAGACTCGCCTTCGGAAAAATTCCTGACGCAGTTTGGATGAACGCCAAGGGCATTGCCACAGCATCACCCATCAATGTTCTCACGACATCTGCATTGCTGAAAAAATCGACGAAAACATACCAGAACAAACTCGTTTTCCGCAATGACGAAACAGGAAACATTGCTTTTGTCAATTTTGCAAACGGAACGCCCACTGTCAAAGAAATCGAAGACTCGGTTGACGCCTACCATCCCACGCTTTCGCCCAACGGGAACCTTGTTGCATTTTCAACAAAGTACGAGGGTATTTCTGGAAATTCCTCGCTTTACGTTCAACGACTCGATTCCATTGAAGCCGACAAAATCAAGCTCGATGTAGAAAGCGCTGCAATTCCGCGCTGGCGCGTAGTCGGAGCCGACACCGAAATCGTTTATGTGTCAAGCACCGAAAATAATTCCGATGAAACGGCATGGAAAAAAGAAGCTACATGGAGTGTTCCTTTTGCTGGCGGAAAATTCGGAAAGCCAAGAAAAATTCTTGACGGAACATTCAATGGAGGCATCAGCACCGACGAAAAGTTCGCCGTCTCGGGAGCAAGATTGCTCCGTGCACATATCAACGACAAGAACGAAATTTGGTACAACAAAGAACAAGCGTGCAACGCCTCCTTCTCTGAATTGACAAAGCAGACTTTATTCTTGGACTTTGGCGGAAACACCGGAAAGGAATTCTCGGGGCACAAGTACACTACCCACGAACAGTTATTGATTGCCGATAGCACAGGCAAACTTATAAAGATGATTCCTGCACCGAAAGGCTACACATTCGACCATACAGAATGGGTACACAACAGCGAAAATCTTGCAGTTGCAACACTCACAAACATAAACGGCGAACATCCTAAAATTGTCCTGGTAAATACAAACGATTCCAGCATTACAGAAATTGCAAACGGCACGGAACTGTGGCATCCAGATTTTTGGATTGGCAAACTCCAGAATTTCGAAACATCATTGGACGTTGACAGTGCCGGGCAATACGAGCTCAACTGCCCCTACTCAGGCGACATGAGCACAACAATGACCCGCTACGATTTGGAATTACTTTACAAGCACCGCGATTCCATCAATGTTTTAATTTCGGGTTCCTCTAGACCATGGGCAGGCATCAACCCGATCATTTTAAACAAGAACAAAAATATCTTCTCAATCAACATGTCCAATGCCGCAGTAGACTTGTCCGTTGCAAGAAGAATTTTCTTTGGATATGGAGCCAACCTTTTACCCAAATTCAAAGTTGCGGTTATCTCGCTTGACCTAGACATTTTATTTTGGCGTCATTACGAAATGCCCAGTTTCTGGGATCTCATTTTTGTTCACTCTCCCGGATTCGTTTACGATGAATCTCACAAATTCTGGCCCGAAGGATACCCCAAAGGCTTATACGAACTCACACGCGATTCCTACGGCGAAAACAGCGAAATCAGAGAAACGGAACAAGAGATGCTTGGCCATGTCGAAGGCCCCGGCGAAGGATGGCAAGGAAGCCCCATTTACGTGGACTCCACATACATGGACATTGCAAATAAGCACCCCACCGACATGTTGCTCGAAGAAGTGGAAGCATTCATCCAAGAAGCCAAAGAACATAATATTTTCATCATCGGAGTCATCTTCCCGCAATCCCCCGGCTACAAGGAAACAGGGGCATTCGGGCGATATGGGCTCCGTCGCTCAGTCGCGAAGGAAATGATTGAAAAAATTCAAAAGTACGAAGAAAAATACTCGAACTTTAAATTGATGGACGAAAACAAGATGGGAAATCACGATTACGAAGACATTGACGCCCTCAACTGCGACCATCTTTCGGACACGGGAGCTAAAAAACTCACAAATCGTTTAGATTCGCTCATAAAAGCGCTTAAAATTGATTTGAAATAA
- the rd gene encoding rubredoxin produces MAKYKCETCGYVYDPAVGDPDNGVAPGTAFEDLPEDWVCPICGVGKEEFAKEG; encoded by the coding sequence ATGGCCAAATACAAATGCGAAACTTGCGGTTACGTTTATGACCCTGCAGTTGGTGACCCCGATAACGGAGTAGCACCAGGTACCGCCTTCGAAGATTTACCGGAAGATTGGGTTTGCCCCATTTGCGGTGTCGGCAAAGAAGAATTCGCAAAAGAAGGATAA
- a CDS encoding 4'-phosphopantetheinyl transferase superfamily protein produces the protein MLETTRIYIADISVLKGASVFESFLKKVPEYRQKKAMSFKFEKGKTQSLGVGILLKMACEESGFAGADEHIVYGENGKPFFADFPDVHFNLSHSGERVMCVISPFEVGCDVEIIKGDRGRLAERFFKPEESAWIKHFETLEAQSGAFYRLWTLKECYMKVTGRGMSLMPDMFALRMDENENVSLFHDGVRPEYAFREIDLHDGYRYACCIKNNGKDAPQEVKRVDLF, from the coding sequence GTGCTTGAAACGACTCGAATTTACATTGCCGATATTTCTGTATTGAAGGGTGCTTCCGTTTTTGAAAGTTTTTTGAAAAAAGTTCCTGAATATCGTCAAAAAAAGGCAATGTCCTTTAAATTTGAAAAAGGTAAAACGCAGTCGCTGGGCGTTGGAATTTTACTCAAAATGGCTTGTGAAGAATCTGGTTTTGCAGGTGCTGATGAGCATATTGTGTATGGCGAAAACGGAAAGCCTTTTTTCGCTGATTTCCCGGATGTGCATTTTAATTTGTCTCATTCAGGTGAACGCGTGATGTGCGTTATTTCGCCTTTTGAGGTGGGCTGCGATGTCGAAATTATAAAGGGCGACCGTGGCCGCCTTGCCGAACGCTTCTTTAAGCCTGAAGAATCAGCTTGGATCAAACATTTCGAGACGCTTGAGGCGCAATCCGGGGCGTTTTACAGGTTGTGGACTCTTAAAGAATGTTATATGAAAGTAACGGGACGAGGCATGTCCCTTATGCCGGACATGTTTGCATTGCGTATGGATGAAAACGAGAATGTTTCGCTATTTCACGATGGCGTGCGTCCGGAATATGCGTTCCGAGAAATCGACTTGCATGACGGCTACCGTTATGCTTGTTGCATAAAGAACAATGGCAAAGACGCTCCGCAAGAAGTGAAGCGTGTAGATTTGTTTTAA
- a CDS encoding glycoside hydrolase family 16 protein — MAYKYKVIRKSIATGIALLGIAALSACSGDKICEPPIPAETSSSENAIESSATSSSSTIIQSSSSSKTVSSSSIAIQSSSSIETASSSSTEGGAKPAMTSSSSSAEAVSSSSAEPTAQYLWNDEFDGESIDPTKWTFDIGTGASGWGNNEWEYYTDRKENAYVKDGVLHIRAQKEDYEGQKYTSARMLTKGKFAFKYGTVEARIALPTGKGIWPAFWMLGENFDTVGWPACGEIDIIEAVNRENKIYGTNHWANGAEYATYGNNTGNYRDQKFELDITQFHTYKFTWDEKYIRMFVDDFMYHEILIEGNEGDTEEFHKPFFFLLNVAVAGNWPGFEVDDSQFPNEMLVDYIRVSQ, encoded by the coding sequence ATGGCATATAAGTACAAAGTAATTCGCAAAAGTATTGCAACGGGAATCGCCCTATTAGGAATTGCCGCTTTGTCCGCATGTTCTGGGGACAAAATCTGCGAACCACCGATTCCCGCAGAAACAAGCTCTAGTGAAAACGCCATCGAAAGTTCCGCAACATCATCAAGCAGCACGATAATCCAATCCTCCAGCAGTTCCAAAACGGTTTCCTCAAGCAGCATAGCTATTCAATCATCAAGTAGCATTGAAACAGCTTCGTCTAGCAGCACAGAAGGCGGGGCAAAGCCCGCCATGACGAGTTCCTCAAGCAGCGCGGAAGCGGTATCTTCAAGCAGTGCGGAGCCCACTGCACAATACCTCTGGAACGATGAATTCGATGGTGAATCCATTGACCCCACCAAATGGACATTCGACATCGGCACGGGAGCAAGCGGCTGGGGCAATAATGAATGGGAATACTACACCGACCGCAAGGAAAACGCCTATGTCAAGGACGGTGTCTTGCACATCCGCGCGCAAAAAGAAGACTACGAAGGTCAAAAATACACCTCCGCACGCATGCTTACCAAAGGCAAGTTTGCATTCAAATATGGTACTGTAGAAGCCCGCATTGCGCTCCCAACCGGCAAGGGAATCTGGCCCGCATTTTGGATGCTCGGCGAAAACTTCGACACCGTCGGATGGCCCGCCTGCGGTGAAATCGACATCATTGAAGCGGTCAACCGTGAAAACAAAATCTACGGCACCAACCACTGGGCAAACGGTGCCGAATACGCAACCTACGGAAACAACACCGGCAACTACCGCGATCAGAAATTCGAACTTGACATTACGCAGTTCCACACATATAAATTCACGTGGGACGAGAAATACATTCGCATGTTCGTCGATGATTTCATGTACCATGAGATTCTAATCGAGGGCAACGAGGGCGACACCGAAGAATTCCACAAGCCATTTTTCTTTTTGCTGAACGTTGCCGTAGCAGGCAACTGGCCCGGCTTTGAAGTAGACGATTCACAATTCCCGAACGAAATGCTCGTCGATTATATAAGAGTTAGCCAGTAA
- the ybaK gene encoding Cys-tRNA(Pro) deacylase, which yields MEIKKTNAARILDRQKIQYELIPYKVDENDLGAQHVADSLGEDINQVFKTILVHGDKIGYLICVVPGNLEVDLKGAAKVSGNKKIDTVPLKDLTPLTGYIRGGCSPLGLKKNFPIFIHETAMQFPYIYVSAGERGLQLKVAPTDLVKATRATVGVIARVHPEDPDAK from the coding sequence ATGGAAATCAAAAAGACTAACGCCGCACGCATTTTGGACAGACAGAAGATTCAATACGAACTAATCCCATACAAGGTTGACGAAAATGACCTTGGAGCACAGCATGTGGCCGATAGTTTGGGCGAAGATATCAACCAGGTTTTCAAAACGATTCTTGTGCATGGCGACAAGATAGGTTATCTTATTTGCGTTGTGCCGGGCAATCTCGAAGTCGATTTGAAGGGGGCTGCCAAGGTGAGCGGCAACAAAAAAATCGACACCGTTCCGCTCAAGGATTTGACCCCGTTGACAGGTTACATTCGTGGCGGCTGCAGCCCGCTCGGGCTCAAGAAGAACTTCCCCATTTTCATTCACGAAACAGCGATGCAGTTCCCGTACATTTACGTAAGCGCAGGCGAACGTGGTCTGCAGTTGAAAGTAGCGCCGACAGACTTGGTCAAGGCAACGCGAGCAACGGTTGGCGTAATCGCACGTGTCCACCCGGAAGATCCGGACGCAAAGTAA
- a CDS encoding sensor domain-containing diguanylate cyclase, whose protein sequence is MDVMKIDYDLFKKILKEIPSNIFFKDTECRYVFSTHYWRHLQGAEDPSWDIAGKTDLEIRKDKENAKLAMEQDREILRTGKGTQYVIEINQDGVTEFLELIKNPVRDDDGNIIGIVGLINNVTEKVLLEKKLEMYAHTDMLTGLYNRNYFEEWVSNSVKPEMCPMCVISADCDGLKSTNDSYGHVIGDELIRLTASLFRVVLPEKAVMFRVGGDEFFLVLPNTTQEECKKYIDNMNEVSRALLLKGKPICVSFGSCEIQSPSLSFMQAMEIADKRMYMEKSTKKAEQKE, encoded by the coding sequence ATGGACGTGATGAAGATTGACTATGACTTGTTCAAGAAAATCTTGAAAGAGATTCCGTCGAATATTTTCTTCAAGGACACCGAATGCCGTTACGTTTTTTCGACGCATTACTGGCGCCACCTTCAAGGAGCCGAGGATCCGTCGTGGGATATTGCCGGTAAGACTGACCTGGAAATCCGTAAAGATAAAGAAAATGCGAAACTCGCGATGGAACAGGATCGCGAAATCCTTCGCACGGGCAAAGGTACGCAGTACGTCATTGAAATTAATCAAGATGGCGTGACGGAATTTTTGGAACTTATTAAGAATCCGGTTCGCGATGACGATGGCAATATTATTGGTATTGTCGGTCTTATCAACAACGTAACCGAAAAAGTTTTGCTTGAAAAAAAACTTGAGATGTATGCCCACACTGACATGCTCACGGGCTTGTACAATCGAAATTATTTCGAAGAATGGGTTTCAAATTCTGTCAAGCCTGAAATGTGCCCTATGTGCGTAATTTCAGCGGATTGCGATGGCTTAAAGAGTACGAACGATTCGTATGGTCACGTTATTGGTGATGAACTGATTCGTTTGACTGCATCGCTGTTCCGTGTGGTGCTCCCGGAAAAGGCAGTGATGTTCCGCGTGGGTGGTGACGAGTTTTTCCTTGTGCTTCCGAATACGACGCAAGAGGAATGTAAAAAGTATATCGATAACATGAATGAAGTTTCTCGTGCGCTGCTCTTGAAGGGTAAGCCAATTTGTGTTTCGTTTGGCTCTTGTGAAATCCAGTCACCATCGCTTAGCTTTATGCAAGCTATGGAAATTGCGGATAAGCGAATGTACATGGAAAAAAGTACGAAGAAAGCTGAACAGAAAGAGTAA
- a CDS encoding Gfo/Idh/MocA family protein translates to MKKEYKAVLFGNGTMGERHRKFFEYSGVRFLRIFDLDDLDSAGNVRTSLVDEFISNEKIDFAVIASPATTHYLYAKLCLERKISVFVEKPLATLGEQAQELADLAIRNNVILFVAQSECFNPVFLNFRKHFMAEHGDVKNATRNFRDEVRLNECAELNKCANSSFRLEFRREHKYSARCRDVNVALDLLVHDLSLCLSMFHYDDLKVEKFTISKNEDRAQMQISIVNGAHAGAELDFIVDRNSDIDVRTISVEFARGDGGPACDYSVSLAPHNENGEVIHISDSLENEHKFFLKLMAGACSEWGRRAAQSAANAVKLATISTASS, encoded by the coding sequence ATGAAAAAAGAATACAAGGCGGTGCTATTTGGTAATGGCACCATGGGCGAACGCCATCGCAAGTTTTTTGAATATTCCGGTGTACGTTTTTTAAGAATTTTTGATTTGGACGATTTGGATAGCGCCGGCAACGTGCGTACTTCGCTCGTTGATGAATTTATTTCGAATGAAAAAATTGATTTTGCCGTGATTGCGTCTCCGGCGACAACTCATTACCTGTATGCAAAGCTTTGCCTTGAGCGGAAAATTTCGGTGTTCGTGGAAAAACCGCTTGCAACGCTTGGCGAACAAGCGCAAGAGCTCGCGGATTTGGCTATCCGCAATAATGTGATTTTGTTTGTAGCGCAGTCGGAATGTTTTAATCCAGTGTTTTTGAACTTCCGAAAGCATTTTATGGCGGAACACGGTGACGTTAAGAATGCCACCCGCAATTTCCGAGATGAAGTACGCTTGAATGAATGCGCTGAATTGAATAAGTGCGCGAATTCGTCGTTCCGTTTGGAATTCCGCCGCGAACACAAGTATTCTGCGCGTTGCCGCGATGTGAACGTGGCGCTCGATTTGCTAGTGCATGACCTAAGCCTTTGCCTTTCGATGTTCCACTATGATGATTTGAAAGTGGAAAAGTTCACGATTTCAAAAAATGAAGACCGTGCGCAAATGCAAATAAGCATTGTAAATGGTGCGCATGCTGGGGCTGAACTCGACTTTATTGTAGACCGCAATAGCGATATTGATGTGCGGACGATCTCTGTGGAATTTGCAAGAGGAGATGGTGGCCCGGCTTGCGATTACTCGGTGAGTCTTGCGCCGCATAACGAAAATGGCGAAGTTATTCATATCTCGGATTCGCTCGAAAATGAGCACAAATTCTTTTTGAAACTGATGGCTGGAGCCTGCTCTGAATGGGGTAGGCGTGCCGCGCAAAGCGCTGCGAACGCCGTCAAGCTCGCGACAATTTCTACAGCGTCATCCTAA